The sequence below is a genomic window from Streptococcus pantholopis.
CCAATCCTTATAAAATAACTTTGCAGGAAGCAGTTTCTGCATTTAATCAACTGGCTGAAAGAGAAGTCATCTCATTCAAAAAGAAACAAGCCCAAAAGCGTGTTTATACGGAAAAACAAGAGGATATCCTTAAAAAACGCTACGGCTGGACGATGACAGCTTCCGTTTTGGATAGGCTTCCTGAGCTCTATCAGCTTGCTGTCAAAGAAGCGAAAAAAATTCAAAAGCGGCGTCGGATCACTCATATTTTGCGAAGAGTCCGCTCTCAGGGACAGATTCAAAAATTGGGAGAAGTCGGAGTTCTCTTTCTATTATCTGAAATTCTTAATTCCTATACGAGCGCTAATCTGCAATTCAGACTTGTAGATATTCGCTTGCTTTTTGTAGTGCTTATCAGTACAGTGTTTGGAACTTATTTTGGTTTATTTGCTGCGGGGCTGTCAGCTCTGGCCCTCTTTTTTTCCAATATGGCTTCGGGTACTGACTGGCGGATTATGCTTTATAACACTGAGCAGTGGGTGCCCTTTATTGCTTACTTGTTCGTTGCTGCTGTTTGTGGTTTTGTACAGACCAAAAATCAGGATGAGAACCGTTCACTGCAAAAAGAAAATGCTGTTTTAAAGGAGCAAAACACGTTTGTACAAAGTGTTTATGCCAATATTATACAAGATAAGCAGAAGCTAAAATACCAAATCATCAGCAGCCGTGATGGGGCAGCGAAATTATTCCATGTCTTTGAGGAGCTGGATAATCATCCTTATGATGATATTCTGCGTAACAGTACAGCTATTTTGGCAGAGTGGCTGGATTCTGATGATGTTCGTATTTATACCTTCCGAAACAGTGTGTTTACCGGGCAGCTCCAGGCTTCTTCCAAAGAACTTCCTGCTGGACAGCAGACCGTAGAATTGATGGATTACCCTAAGGCTATCCGGCAAATCAAAAATGACGATATCTGGGTGAATAAATCGTTATTGAAGCAGTATCCGACTTATGCTGTCGGCATCAGAATAGCGGGCAAGCTGCAGCATTTGCTGTGGGTTTCTGATATTAATTATGCCCAGCTGAGCCAGTACCAAATTAATGCTTTTCATATGGTCAGCCAAATGCTGAAATCAGCTCTGGAAAAGGCTTACTATCAAGAAAAATTTCAACGAAATATTGCTCAGGAACATTCTCCGTTTGATAGTTCCGGTAATGATAGTATCATTCATATTGAAGATAGAAGGGCTGATTAACATATGGAAATAAGACTTGGTTTAGTTATCCTTATTTTTTATCTGCTACTTTGTTTAGGCTTCTATCTGTTTATTCGTAAAAAATTTGCCTTTCCTGCCTATTATATAATTTTTATCTGCGGATTACCTCTCATCGGTCTTTTGCTGATTGGGATTACGGCTGCTACGCGGCAGGCGGCTTCTGGCAGAATAGATATTGACAGTGACGAAGACGATATCAAACAGGAAGGGCCTAGTGACCGAGAGCTAATCCCGAATGATGAAAAAGACAGTAAAAACCTGATTTCTTTGGAAGAAGCTCTTCTTTTGAAAAATTCTGATTTGGCCAGAGATATTCTATTGGATATTATCGGTGAAAATCCGGAAGAATTTTTGGATTTGTTCTACTTGGCCAGACTTAATGAAGATGCTGAGGTTGTTCATTATGCAACGACAGTTATTGCAGAACTATCCAGGCAGTATGATTTAAAAATGGCTCAGATGGAAAAGGCGCATGCCAAAGAACCGAATAATCTGGAGATTTTAGCAGAATACTGTAATCTGATGGATGCTTATATAAAAAATGCATTTGTGACAGGACAGATGGCTCACTCACTGCGCACAGATTTGATAAGTCTCCTAGAGAAAAAAATCCGATTGAAGGAAAGCTTGGTTGATTATGCTAATCTGGTTGAACATCTTTTGAGTGTGCAAAATTATGACCGTGCTCAAACCTACATAGACTACATGATGCAAAGCTGGCCCGAAAATGAAAACCCCTGGCTGCTTCAGCTGCAGCTTTTTCTTGGATTGCAGCAAGGAGATGAAGCCGTGGCTTTAGCCCAAAAAATGAAAGAAAAGAACATCTATATTTCTGCCGAAAATAGAGAAATCGTTGACTTTTGGCAGGTGGCATAAATTGAACACGCCCTAAACGCTGCGGGAAAAAGACGGTCAAATACACAATTGATTTCACAGTTAGGTAGCCGTAAACGTCTGAAAGCTTTGCAGTCTTAACAGCCAGCCGCACCCTTCTAGTCGTTCTGGCAGGGGTGCGCAGACGAAATCACAGATTTCTGGCTTACCGCCATTTTCCTTTTGCGTTTTTACGGGCTTTGTATCTTGGTGTAATTGAACACGGGCTAAGCTCTTTGCAAAAAAGACATAGTAAGATTAGAATTGATTTCAAGTCAGCTAGCCGTAGCCGTCTGAAAGCTTTGTCGTCCTAGCGGCCGACAGCAGCTTTCTAGACATTCTGGCAGGGGTGCGCAGACGAAATCACAGATTTCTGACTTACCGTCATTTTTGCTGTGAGCTTTTACGCCCTTTGTATCTTGGTGAGGAGTGAAAGAGTGATAAAGAAAAGAAGGAAAATTTTCCGAAAAGAGGCTGTTTTTGTTTTAATTATTTTTTTAGCTATTACGGGTTTTCTTTTCGTACAAAAACGAGGGGAAGTCTACAAAGTGGATTCACAAAATGATACATATCTCACAGGGGATGTTCCCTCCAGCAGTGAAGTGTTTGCGTCTTTAAGTA
It includes:
- a CDS encoding DUF4118 domain-containing protein; the protein is MKTLLIGNTKAVTKSFIEAAFPKSRVLILGETSLKTSRLDKITVFSDYVKENFIEEVFESYEFDQIIYFSNTLSFKNESVGELERLQAVLRYTQDQENLKVIYLTGPEISSYKQVLDRTAEDLCLNWNKRSNSGIKVLHSPYLYSKQSVQILAGLLKDTGDQEIKELSENSQEIANFIDLEELADLFYKILDSWDTNSDVFTITNPYKITLQEAVSAFNQLAEREVISFKKKQAQKRVYTEKQEDILKKRYGWTMTASVLDRLPELYQLAVKEAKKIQKRRRITHILRRVRSQGQIQKLGEVGVLFLLSEILNSYTSANLQFRLVDIRLLFVVLISTVFGTYFGLFAAGLSALALFFSNMASGTDWRIMLYNTEQWVPFIAYLFVAAVCGFVQTKNQDENRSLQKENAVLKEQNTFVQSVYANIIQDKQKLKYQIISSRDGAAKLFHVFEELDNHPYDDILRNSTAILAEWLDSDDVRIYTFRNSVFTGQLQASSKELPAGQQTVELMDYPKAIRQIKNDDIWVNKSLLKQYPTYAVGIRIAGKLQHLLWVSDINYAQLSQYQINAFHMVSQMLKSALEKAYYQEKFQRNIAQEHSPFDSSGNDSIIHIEDRRAD